A genomic segment from Juglans regia cultivar Chandler chromosome 14, Walnut 2.0, whole genome shotgun sequence encodes:
- the LOC108998680 gene encoding origin of replication complex subunit 1B-like, which translates to MAETPKKPLRSPRNSKLQSQFNSKPSPSLTPVTPRNLSPRRSTRRTSLHFSPNTPHKLIKRTEISNEDSARTPINVNNIADRSVPTSREPINKAEELGAYSPRNANLVKAPTSAKRSGKSRLKDGGDFVQVEISFSPVSPDQSESTRRKRKRGGEREVVTRAMASLKSEKKSDSVPPRRRAKRRVYYKKVVYDGGEFEVGDDVYVKRREGANSDDEEPEMEECRVCFKTGRAVMIECDDCLGGFHLKCLKPPLKEVPEGDWTCGFCRARKSGKDVEMPVPPEGKKRVRTMREKLLSSDLWAARIESIWKEVDGSFCCQVRWYMIPEETAAGRQPHNLRRELYRTNDFADIEMESILRQCSIMNPKEYAKANNEGDDVFLCEYEYNIHWHSFKCLADIDNGDEDGEEADSDEDWKLCKDSDSGTDEDIEYEEENLKNLLNKLSPPHVLAANSRKGQFFGLQKIGTKKIPEHVRCHKQTELERAKATLLLASLPKSLPCRNKEMEEITTFIKGAICDDQCLGRCLYIHGVPGTGKTMSVLAVMRSLRSEVDAGSVRPYCFVDINGLKLPSPETIYRVIYEALSGHRVSWKKALQSLNERFSDGKKIGKEDDRPCILLIDELDLLVTRNQSVLYNILDWPTKPHSKLIVIGIANTMDLPEKLLPRISSRMGIQRLCFGPYNHQQLQEIISSRLKGIDAFEKQAIEFASRKVAAISGDARRALEICRRAAEIKDYHIKNLISTNNSISSGKSLVGMAEVEAAIQEMFQAPHIQVMKSSSKLSKIFLTALVHELYKTGMGETTFEKLAMTVSCLCTSNGEAFPGYDTLLKVGCKLGECRIILCESGAKHRLQKLQLNFPSDDVSFALKDSKDVPWLAKYL; encoded by the exons ATGGCGGAGACCCCAAAGAAACCCCTCCGTTCCCCGAGAAACTCTAAACTCCAATCCCAATTCAACTCCAAACCCTCACCTTCTCTCACCCCTGTGACCCCGCGAAACCTATCCCCTCGCAGATCCACCCGGCGAACCTCTCTACATTTCAGTCCGAACACTCCCCACAAACTCATCAAACGTACTGAAATTTCCAATGAAGACTCCGCAAGAACCCCAATAAATGTTAACAACATCGCGGACAGATCTGTTCCAACGTCCCGGGAACCGATCAATAAAGCCGAAGAACTGGGTGCATATTCCCCCAGAAATGCGAACTTGGTTAAAGCACCGACATCCGCGAAAAGGAGTGGAAAATCGAGACTCAAAGATGGTGGAGATTTCGTCCAAGTTGAGATATCGTTCTCGCCGGTGTCACCAGACCAGTCGGAGTCGacgaggaggaagaggaagagggggGGCGAGAGGGAGGTGGTCACGAGAGCAATGGCTTCTTTGAAGTCCGAGAAGAAGAGCGACTCGGTACCGCCACGGAGGAGGGCCAAGAGGCGGGTGTATTATAAGAAAGTGGTGTATGATGGGGGCGAATTTGAGGTGGGGGATGATGTGTACGTAAAGAGGAGGGAGGGAGCAAACTCGGATGATGAGGAGCCGGAAATGGAAGAGTGTAGGGTGTGCTTTAAGACCGGCAGAGCTGTGATGATTGAGTGCGATGATTGTTTAGGTGGGTTTCATTTGAAGTGCTTGAAGCCACCATTGAAGGAGGTGCCCGAAGGGGATTGGACATGCGGGTTTTGCAGGGCTCGCAAATCGGGCAAAGACGTTGAGATGCCAGTACCGCCAGAGGGGAAGAAGCGGGTGAGAACAATGAGAGAGAAGCTGCTTTCGAGTGATTTGTGGGCTGCCCGTATAGAGAG CATATGGAAAGAAGTGGATGGTAGCTTTTGTTGCCAGGTGCGTTGGTATATGATCCCGGAAGAGACTGCAGCTGGAAGACAACCTCATAATTTGAGGAGGGAGCTTTATCGGACGAATGATTTTGCTGACATTGAG ATGGAATCTATTCTTAGACAGTGCTCTATCATGAATCCTAAAGAATATGCCAAGGCCAATAATGAAGGGGATGATGTTTTCCTATGTGAATATGAATACAACATTCATTGGCACAGTTTCAAGTGTCTTGCTGATATTGATAATGGTGACGAG GATGGCGAAGAAGCTGACAGTGATGAAGATTGGAAACTGTGCAAAGATTCAGATTCTGGTACTGATGAAGACATTGAATATGAAGAGGAGAACTTAAAGAATTTACTAAACAAACTATCCCCGCCTCACGTGTTGGCTGCA AACTCGAGGAAGGGCCAATTCTTTGGGCTTCAAAAGATAGGGACCAAGAAAATCCCAGAGCATGTAAGATGCCACAAGCAGACTGAACTTGAACGAGCAAAGGCAACACTTTTGTTGGCATCATTGCCCAAATCTCTACCTTGCCGGAACAA AGAAATGGAGGAGATAACTACATTCATTAAAGGTGCTATCTGTGATGATCAATGTTTGGGACGTTGCCTCTACATTCATGGTGTTCCTGGAACTGGCAAG ACAATGAGTGTATTAGCAGTAATGAGGAGTTTGAGGTCCGAAGTTGATGCAGGAAGTGTGAGACCCTACTGTTTTGTGGATATTAATGGTCTAAAGCTGCCATCCCCAGAGACTATATACAGG gTTATATATGAAGCGTTGAGTGGGCACAGAGTCAGTTGGAAAAAGGCTCTCCAGTCGCTCAATGAACGATTTTCGGATGGAAAGAAAATTGGAAAAGAAGATGACCGACCTTGTATTCTGCTCATTGATGAACTTGATCTTCTTGTAACCAGAAATCAGTCG GTTTTATACAACATCCTTGATTGGCCTACTAAACCACATTCCAAATTGATTGTGATAG GGATAGCAAATACCATGGATCTTCCTGAAAAGTTGCTTCCTCGTATTTCAAGCCGTATGGGTATCCAAAGGCTTTGCTTTGGCCCCTATAACCATCAGCAGCTTCAAGAAATTATTTCCAGTCGCCTTAAGGGTATTGATGCATTTGAAAAACAAGCTATAGAATTTGCATCAAGAAAG GTTGCAGCAATTTCAGGAGATGCGCGTCGTGCTCTGGAGATATGCAGGCGTGCAGCAGAAATAAAAGATTATCATATCAAGAACTTAATCTCAACTAATAATTCCATTTCTTCAG GAAAATCACTCGTTGGCATGGCTGAGGTTGAAGCAGCTATCCAGGAGATGTTCCAGGCTCCTCATATTCAG gtaATGAAGAGTAGTTCCAAactgagtaaaatttttttgacaGCTTTGGTGCATGAGCTTTATAAAACAGGAATGGGCGAAACTACCTTTGAAAAG TTGGCAATGACTGTATCATGTCTCTGTACAAGCAATGGAGAAGCATTCCCTGGATATGACACACTCTTGAAAGTTGG CTGTAAGCTAGGTGAGTGCagaattattttatgtgaatctgGTGCTAAGCATAGACTCCAAAAGCTGCAGCTCAATTTTCCAAG TGATGACGTGTCATTTGCATTGAAAGACAGCAAGGATGTTCCTTGGTTGGCAAAGTATCTATAA